From Coffea arabica cultivar ET-39 chromosome 10e, Coffea Arabica ET-39 HiFi, whole genome shotgun sequence, one genomic window encodes:
- the LOC140015178 gene encoding uncharacterized protein — protein MENGNGHANGGSVANGHAEPLRSISYRPRGGGAHIRYSPADRHPRCQCRAMYAYPNELVLSLDDERHHLRDANSILIQDVEELGIMVDTQFDRIADLEVRLTAEHHLLEAARLEIERQKARATRLAERMRDRSAGIRADAAMMMDEATSFIQGGEQNMDRQVIGRSRGRPTRQHPEAGGDREPEVDQDQGQEGVAGDRVATAIDRITEVLERLTDRQTTEPVHQPGGPVDSDDRALERFLKFGPPKFYGGPEPEVAEGWWERITEIFAALNYTEERKVTFATFQFEGAARSWWNLEKREDDFIRCKQGAMSVAEYEVQFTKLSRFAPELIATEQRRVRRFVQGLNVELQESLAAIRIDTFAEAVERAQRVEVARAQVKSFQSKKRFAPSSSREPTFGNAPPAKVGRGTSGVNSSGAPRGAQARGNGARNARGRNIGARGGPIGIGQPRNRPQGGRAIVPQVTCAYCKKPGHSMDSCWKRQGRCLRCGSSEHQISGCPKVQEGTPQKARPNTSGGSRPTVPARVYAIDDQPVPDSSEVVEGTLPIFHRLAKVLIDPGATHSFVNPSFMSGIDVQPVRLPYDLEVRTPMGNKKVTTNLTYRNCEFWIGERKMLVDLISLDIKGYDVIIGMDFLGHHHAKLDCREKIVEFCIPGEATLRLDVKGRLASSAMVSGIRARKMLSKGAQGFLAFLINTPRDQVKLEDVPVVRDFPDVFPEELMTLPPEREVEFKIDLVPGTAPISKTPYRMAPAELKELKIQLQDLLEKGFVKEIVFIDDILIYSKTQEEHVKHLEIVLQILREHKLYAKFSKCEFWLEEISFLGHKVSKDGIAVDPAKVEAVMNWKRPETPTEIRSFLGLAGYYRRFIKDFSKISGPMTELTKKGNKFIWTPKCESSFQELKRRLTSAPVLVLPDGVEGYAVYSDASGEGLGCVLMQKGKVIAYASRRLKPHEQNYPTHDLELAAANVVADALSRKAQIAGLMVKEWDMLEEISSWNPRLEKSKILFGNLSLKSPLIEHIKEAQKSDPMIQKNLEKVQKGEILDFKLGSEGVLRFRDRIVIPADEEIRKEILEESHRSKYTIHPGVTKMYHDVKSLYWWEGLKKDVAEYVQKCLTCQQVKAEHQKPSGLLQPLEIPEWKWEHITMDFVTGLPKSQKGFDAIWVIVDRLTKSAHFLPVSMSFSLEKLVKLYIEEILRLHGIPVSIVSDRDPRKYYPDPSHVLQLEGIEVDETLSYEEGPVKILEREVKELRNKKIPLVKILWRNHGLEEATWELEEEMRRKHPNLFP, from the exons ATGGAAAATGGAAACGGACATGCTAACGGGGGTAGTGTGGCTAATGGACATGCGGAGCCGCTTAGATCCATCTCCTACAGGCCACGAGGTGGAGGAGCTCATATACGTTACTCACCTGCTGACAGGCACCCTAGGTGCCAGTGCCGAGCCATGTACGCGTATCCCAATGAGCTAGTGTTATCCTTAGACGATGAGCGCCACCACTTGAGGGACGCTAACTCCATCCTGATACAGGACGTGGAGGAGCTGGGTATAATGGTGGATACTCAGTTTGACCGCATAGCTGATTTAGAGGTTAGGCTCACTGCTGAGCATCATCTACTGGAGGCTGCTCGCTTGGAGATAGAGCGGCAAAAGGCTAGGGCGACTCGATTAGCAGAGAGGATGCGGGATAGGAGCGCAGGCATCAGGGCTGATGCTGCGATGATGATGGATGAGGCCACTAGCTTTATTCAGGGTGGTGAGCAG AATATGGATCGCCAAGTAATAGGAAGGAGCCGGGGAAGACCCACTAGACAACACCCGGAAGCGGGTGGTGATAGGGAACCCGAGGTCGATCAAGACCAAGGGCAGGAAGGTGTGGCCGGAGACCGGGTGGCCACCGCAATCGACCGTATTACTGAAGTTCTCGAGCGATTGACTGATCGCCAAACCACTGAACCAGTGCATCAACCAGGAGGCCCAGTTGACTCCGATGATCGGGCACTGGAAAGATTTCTGAAATTTGGACCTCCCAAATTTTATGGAGGACCCGAGCCGGAAGTGGCCGAAGGCTGGTGGGAGAGAATCACTGAGATTTTCGCTGCCTTGAACTATACCGAGGAGCGAAAAGTGACTTTTGCTAccttccagtttgagggagctgcccgctcctggtggaatCTA gagaagagagaggatgattttATTAGATGCAAACAAGGGGCGATGAGTGTCGCCGAGTATGAAGTCCAGTTCACAAAGCTGTCACGCTTTGCACCTGAGTTGATAGCCACCGAGCAAAGGCGTGTTCGGAGGTTTGTgcagggtttgaatgtggaaCTACAAGAAAGCTTAGCCGCTATAAGAATAGATACCTTCGCTGAGGCTGTTGAAAGAGCGCAGCGAGTTGAAGTAGCCAGAGCTCAAGTGAAGTCTTTTCAGTCCAAGAAAAGATTTGCTCCTAGCAGTAGTCGGGAGCCGACTTTTGGAAATGCTCCCCCGGCCAAAGTGGGCCGAGGAACTAGTGGAGTGAATAGTTCTGGAGCACCCCGAGGCGCCCAAGCAAGAGGAAACGGGGCCAGGAATGCAAGAGGACGAAATATTGGAGCTAGAGGGGGGCCAATTGGAATAGGACAACCTAGGAATCGGCCGCAAGGGGGTAGAGCAATAGTTCCTCAAGTGACATGTGCTTATTGCAAGAAACCTGGTCATTCTATGGATAGTTGCTGGAAGAGGCAAGGAAGGTGCTTGAGATGTGGAAGTAGTGAGCACCAAATCTCAGGATGTCCAAAGGTGCAGGAAGGGACTCCTCAGAAAGCTAGACCAAACACTTCTGGAGGGAGCAGGCCAACAGTTCCTGCCAGAGTGTACGCTATAGATGATCAACCCGTACCTGATTCCTCGGAAGTTGTGGAAGGTACACTTCCAATTTTTCATAGATTAGCTAAAGTGTTAATTGACCCTGGTGCAACGCATTCATTTGTAAATCCATCTTTTATGTCTGGAATAGATGTGCAACCCGTTAGATTACCCTATGATCTTGAAGTTAGGACACCAATGGGTAATAAGAAGGTAACCACTAACTTGACCTATAGGAATTGCGAATTCTGGATTGGAGAGCGAAAAATGTTAGTGGACCTGATCAGTTTGGATATAAAAGGTTACGATGTTATCATAGGAATGGATTTCCTAGGTCACCATCATGCTAAGCTTGACTGCCGAGAAAAAATAGTGGAGTTTTGTATACCTGGAGAAGCAACCCTGAGGTTAGATGTTAAAGGTAGGTTAGCATCTTCTGCTATGGTCTCGGGAATACGAGCAAGGAAAATGTTATCtaaaggagctcaaggtttTCTAGCCTTCTTGATTAATACTCCCCGTGATCAAGTAAAATTAGAGGATGTACCCGTAGTACGGGATTTTCCGGACGTCTTTCCTGAAGAATTAATGACTTTACCACCAGAGAGAGAGGTAGAGTTTAAGATCGACTTGGTGCCTGGAACGGCTCCAATTTCTAAGACTccgtaccgaatggctcctgccgagCTTAAAGAGTTGAAAATCCAGTTACAAGACCTGTTGGAGAAAGGTTTCGTGAAGGAAA TAGTTTTCATAGATGATATTTTGATATACTCCAAGACTCAGGAGGAACACGTTAAGCACTTGGAGATAGTATTGCAGATACTAAGAGAACATAAGTTGTATGCAAAATTCagcaagtgcgagttttggttaGAAGAGATTTCCTTTTTAGGGCATAAGGTTTCCAAAGATGGAATTGCCGTGGATCCGGCAAAAGTTGAAGCCGTTATGAATTGGAAGCGGCCAGAAACTCCAACTGAAATCAGAAGTTTCTTGGGTTTAGCAGGTTATTATAGGCgatttatcaaggatttttcgAAGATTTCAGGACCTATGACCGAGTTAACCAAGAAAGGAAATAAGTTTATCTGGACTCCAAAATGCGagtcaagttttcaggagttaaagagaCGTTTAACATCCGCTCCTGTTTTGGTGTTACCTGACGGAGTCGAAGGTTATGCCGTGTACTCCGATGCCTCAGGAGAAGGTCtcggatgtgttttaatgcaaaagggTAAAGTAATTGCTTATGCTTCCAGGAGATTGAAGCCTCATGAACAGAACTACCCAACTCATGACCTAGAGTTAGCAGCG gcaaatgtggtagctgatgcttTAAGTAGAAAGGCCCAAATAGCGGGGTTGATGGTTAAAGAATGGGACATGCTAGAAGAAATAAGTAGTTGGAATCCTCGCTTGGAGAAATCGAAGATATTATTTGGGAATCTATCTCTGAAATCACCATTAATAGAGCATATTAAGGAGGCTCAGAAATCGGACCCTATGATTCAGAAGAATTTggaaaaagtgcaaaaaggggaaATCCTAGATTTTAAATTGGGATCTGAAGGTGTATTGAGGTTCCGAGATCGTATTGTGATTCCGGCAGATGAAGAGatcagaaaagaaattttggaagaatcaCATCGATCAAAGTATACTATACATCCAGGAGTGACCAAGATGTATCATGATGTGAAGAGTTTATATTGGTGGGAAGGTTTGAAAAAGGATGTGGCAGAGTATGTACAGAAATGTTTAACTTGTCAACAAGTAAAAGCAGAGCATCAGAAGCCCTCTGGTTTGTTGCAACCGTTAgaaatccctgaatggaaatgggaacatatcACAATGGATTTTGTCACGGGAttgccaaaaagtcaaaaagggtttgacgcaatttgggtaatagtcgATCGGCTCACTAAGTCTGCACATTTCCTACCTGTGAGCATGAGTTTTTCATTGGAGAAATTGGTCAAGTTGTACATAGAAGAGATCCTAAGGCTACATGGTATTCCAGTGAGTATCGTGTCCGACCGAGATCCAAG GAAATATTACCCTGACCCAAGCCATGTGCTGCAACTAGAAGGAATTGAGGTGGATGAGACGTTAAGCTATGAAGAAGGACCAgtcaagattttggaaagagaagtgaAGGAGCTAAGGAACAAGAAAATTCCTCTGGTGAAGATTCTTTGGAGAAATCATGGACTTGAGGAAGCAACCTGGGAAttagaagaggaaatgcgaaggaAGCACCCCAATTTATTTCCttag